The nucleotide sequence CTGCATCGCCCACTTCCCAGCCAAATCAACCCATTCAACCtttgggcccctccctcattgTCCCAGCTCCACCACCTCCACTTGGGTCTCTACGAGGCCTCCCTAATGTCATAGTCTTACATTAACTAATAAAAGAGATAACATATTAGTTTATTAGCTTGAGCCGATCCTCCTCCCagcagcttaagcttttggatcGTGAACCCAtaacaaatggtattagagcaagGTTTATTATGCGCCACAACTTCTCTAAGTTATTTAGACCTATCCTTAAGAGATACTAAGATTGGTGAGCACATGGTAGGGCCAAATAGAACCTGAGGTATGAGTGAGCCCCCCTTTCTTGAATAGAAGTCAAATCGTGACAAAGAGTGTCACAAGATTAGATGGAGGAGATTATTATCATCTACATGGACTAATAATAAAAAGGCACCATATGAATTTACCTTCTCCCTAAGGTTGCAAATGAGTTGAGCAACTCGCGAGTTGCTTGAGCTCGACTTGATTTGTCTATTATTGAGCTTAAGTGGCAAAATACTTCACTCGAAAACTCATAAGCCTAAttaagtatatatattttaataatattatatttatttacaatatatattattaatttaatattttaaatataatattttgttatattttgttttaattatatatattttttgattgtGACCAAAGCTTGAATACGTGCTCGAACTTAAGTTTGTATATGACTTGGTTAAAATTTGAGCTGAGTTCAATTGatcttcaatattatttttttattttatttaattgaaTTAAAGTTAGAGCTTAAAAATTAAAGCTCCGTAGGTTTTGAATCAAATTTCGAGCCTAAATATTCTAAAATCGAACTAAAGCCTCTTGCCACTCAGACTCGGCTCGGTTCAAGCGCACCCGCTCTCCTCCCAATCGCTTAGCTTTTGAACGcccctccgcctcctcttccccGCCGCGACGCTCCGCCTGTCCCGTCCGCTTGCTTTTCCCGCCTCTTTGCTCTCAACCCCTCCCGACTCTCCCTCCGAACCCGAAAgccaaccccctccctctcccccacctACCCCCTTCCCCCGCCCCCccggagccgccgccgccgctgccgccgaCTCCAATGGGCAGCAACGCGAAGGACCGATCCGCCCGCAGCGGCCGGAAGGCCTGCCACGCCGGCAAGCACCAGCCCTCATCCTCCAGGAGCCCCCCGCCggcgtcctcttcctcctcctacccctccccttctcccgccCTTGCCGAAGGCGATCCGCACATTGGGCACCCGATCTCTAACCCTAACGCTCACCCTAGCGGTGCGTACGACGACAACGGGTGGGGCTACTGCACGGAGGAGCAACTCGAGGAGCTTCTCCTCAAAAATCTTGACCTTATCTACCGAGAGGCGCTCAACCGGCTGCTCACGCTCGGGTACGACGAGGCGGCGGCGCTCCGGGCGGTGCTCTGCAGCGGGCACTGCTATGGATCCATGGATGTGCTCTCGAACATCCTCCACAACGCCATGTCGCACATCAACTGGGCGCCGGCGGCGGCCGGGCATTGCGACGCCGGAGGTGGCGTCCCGGCGAATGGGTTCACCGACCTCTGCCACCTCCAGGAGTACTCCCTCGCCGAGATGATGCGCCTTCTTCAACAAGTTCGCCCCCGTCTCACCCGGGGGGACGCCATGTGGTGCCTTCTGATGAGCGACCTCCACGTGGGTCGCGCGAGTACCATCGATATCCCCACTCCCCCCTACCCCGCCCCCACCGCCGTCCCCGCTCCCCTCACCGCCGGCGGCTGCAGCTCTGCATGCGGCGCCGAATATGCGCGGCCAACGACCGGCCTCTGCAAATTCCATGCGGCGGAGGGAGGCGGCGGGAGCACCGATCTTCCTCCCTCCGTGTGGTCTGCCATGAGGCGGAATGCCAATGCCTCGGTACGGCAGAGGGCGGAGGTCGGCTTGGGGTCGTCGTCCTCGGAGCAGCCGCAGGTGGATAGATCTGCCGCTGCTGTTGAGGCGGGGGATGACGCCCGAGGGGATCTTGTGGACTCTGTGCTGAAGGGATTGGAAGCGATGAGCCTTGATGAGGAGGGGAAGTCACCGGATGGGGCTGAGGACCATAAAAAGGAGGTGATTTTGGATCTTGTTCGCCAGATTAGGGAACTTGAGGGTCAGGTGAAGGAGCGCAAGGAGTGGGCTCAGAAGACGGGGCTGCAGGCCGCTCGGAAGCTGAGCAATGACCTAATTGAGCTGAGGACATTAAGGATGGAGCGGGAGGAGAACCAGCGCCTGAAGAAGGGGAAGCAGGTGCTGGAGGATGCGACGTTGAAGCGGCTGACTGAGATGGAGAATGCGCTGAAGAAGGCGACTGGGCAAGTGGATCTTGCGAATGCTGCTGTCTGTAGTCTCGAGACTGAGAATGCAGAGATACAGGCTGAGGTAGAGGCGTCAGAGCTGAGTGCATCAGAGTCTGCAAGGATGTGCCTCGATGTggcgaggaaggagaagaaattgCTGAAGAAGGTACAGGCATGGGAGAAGCAGAGAGAAAAGATTCAGCAGGAGATTgataaggagaagaggaagattgCAGAAACCGAGCAGAAATTGGCTGAAGTCAAGGTGGCAACAAAAGAAACTGAGGTAAGCAGAACTAAAACTCTGGATGAATTTTCTTCTATTTCTATATAGCTCATAACTTCGATTTCTTTCGTAATATACTATGCGATGAATAGTGCTGTTGCTGCTCTCTTCTTGTATCCAttcttctatttttctgcaCTGGTTAGTATATCGTCTTGTTTGTAATACTTCATAGCTGGCTGAATTTATGCAAACAAGAATTGTAGGACAGATCAAAATGCCCTGTGAAAATGGTAAAATATGACAAGCAGGGATCTGTATGTTCTTGGAGTGTTCACTGTGTTATATACAGATTTATCACATGACTAGAAGGGGGCATAAGTATAGCTACATAGATGGACTTTAAGGATTCTATAAGACTTCAAATTGAACCTTTGAATGTTGGAGGTGATATTAATAATTTATCTAATCCACTTCTCTGTTGAAACAAAGGTGGGAGCATTATACTTGGCGCAAATGATAAGTTATCTTCCTTTGTGAGGGAGCATGaataatgttttcttttttaatttggtGAATCATTTATTTTCCTGGCTCAGTTTCAGGTGATCCTGCTCTGTGCAGAATGATAGGTTTATACTTTGTAGTGATAGGAGGCTTATTTCACCTCGTCATGCCCAGCTTGTCTATTTCAGCCTCCATCAGGTTATTTCTTTTTCAAACATTTAATAGCTATTCTTAATTTGGAATTGCATGAAAGTAGATTAAGGAATATGTAGCTCAGACATGTAGGTCTTAGAATTTTGCATAAGAATGCTTTTTCCATATGGTCTCAGATAGAAGTTGGAGGGTTAACTCTAGGAGCATCATTGCAAAGGTTACAGATTGTGATTCGTATGGTAAATCATGCAACTAGATTGGGTTATATGAGTGATTAATATGAAGGAAGATGGAAGAATGCATTTGGAGATGTAGAGAAAGGGACtagagttagaaagaaacatCATGCATTGGGTTTCAAGATCTTAAGAGCGAGCTGGAGATTGGAAGAATAAGGACTTCTCCTTTTGGATGAAGGTGAAAAGCCTACTGCTCAATGTATTTCTCTCTTTATCCTTTTTCTTCTGTTGATCGTTAATAAAAACATATTTTAGGTACTTCATTCTATCCATAGGACCTATCTCTATGAAGGTTTAGACCCAACACCTATTACCTTTAAGTGTAGAGAATTGGCTGACAAAAAATTTAATAGAAACTTTAATTAAGTTTATAAAATACCCAAATCTGCACTCATCTTTCATCTCACAAGTTCATCAGCATGCAGTTCCTTTGAATTAGAATGGCATTGCTAGCGTGAGATTCATTAGGATAGTTATTCTTTTTGTTTGTGAGTGCATCTAGATTTGTAATTGAATTTGCTCGATCTAGGAAAGGCCATGAAAACGTTGATTGGACGATGAGCTCTGTAGGCAGATGGTTGGGTTGGATTTTTGGTATGTCTTTTCAGAAGTGCTCAAGGAGTAAGGTGTTTCATTCTCTATAATCTACAATACGCTTTCTGGACTCTTGTTGAAGTGCGCATAGGATCTCTATTTGGAGGTTTTACCATTTCTAAAGATCTTGGGTATATGAGTTtttgatacataaatgatatccTGATGCATTATGGTGCTTGAAGTAATTGTAGCAAAAAGGTTCTTTTGTGTTCATTTAAGTGGTTCATACATTTTTACGTGGTTCCaaatcaaggtccgccgtaccggtaccggtcggtgtaccggtggcggcccggaccggtacaaaaccggtcccgtaccggtctgTACCGGGGGCATACCGGTCCAAACCGGTTCCGTATCGGTTCCGTACCGGTTCTTCtacaataaactaccggtaccggattccacgctgatccggtaccggtcccagaccggatcggtacgtaccggccggtacggactggtacggcagaccatgttcCAAATAGTTAAATGGAATGGAGATTCACCTTGCTTGGCTTGTGCAAGATCATGATACtccagatctctctctctctctctctctctctctctctctctctctctcgcagtTAAACAAACAAAGAAATAAATAGAACTATTGACTTTTCTTGGCACTGTTATTTCTTGAACAATTTAGGCCCAGAGTGTACAATCAACATGTGTAGATGAAACTCAAGTTGAATCAGGACCGTACCAAGATACTGTTATATGCCCATTCACATTCTCTGTGCCAACTGGTATGCATCAGCATGGACGCATGTTGCAATATGCTCTAGTTACCAAGCAAGAGTATAGCTCCTAGTTTGGATATCTCAAACATCAAAGCCATCTTTATTCCTTTGTGGTTGGACCTTGTTATAAAAGTAGCCAACTTGACACACATGCTAAAAGGTGGGGATTACCCCCTCCTAatctccaaaaaaaagaaaaagaaaaagaaaaaactttacATGGGTACTTTTTGTGTGTCTTGTCTTCAGTAGATATTCATAGCATGTCCTATTCTGATGAGAGTTCGCAACTATCATAAATATCCATTAGAATCAGATTGCTTCTTAAAACAAGTCTAGATTTATTAGTTCTCCATCCAGTACTCCTGGAATTCTGTGTTTCTGCATGCTGTAGTTATTCCATGCTTGGCAAGTGATCGCTGGTAAGATGAAAATGAACATGCTGTAGAATTGCTTTTGCTTTATCATTGTCGAGATGGTACTTTTAATCATGTTGTGATATTCTTTTTCAAAGGATGGTAGAGATTGATATTAGATAGGATGTCAAAATTAGATTTATGGACTTTTAAAAGGCATGTGTTAATGGAAGCAATCCCACCATTAGACTTTTTTTACAGTATTAGAACAACCTTTTTGGAATAAGATTGAATAGTTGATGAGTAGTGGCGGATGTTTACATGGCTCTTGAAAGGATGGAAGCTCATGATGGTAGATGATGTTTAGTAGCATTGGCACATAACTGGCCTTAATTCTTTAAATAGTGGGGAAGTAGATGTTTGAACCTTATGAAATTCAATGggcatcaagttcaattaatcTAGCTTCTAGTTGAGTTGGCTGGGTTTGATCCAACTTTTGACGTTGGCCTGGGGGTCTATCTGAAATTATAGAATTTCAATATTCTGGTCATAGGCCTACAGTGTTATAGTCAGTTGGACTGAAATTTTCACATAATGCTTTTTTTTGTATGGATTTCAAATGCTGACAATTTATCAAATAAGATTGAGGGATGGTAAATGAAAAAGGACATGTTTGTACTGTTTGTTGGTTGCTAGCAATCCTGCTTGATGCCAATTATAATGTTgctcttggtttttcttttcttttttttttttcaggattGCAGCTATTAATAGCACTTGCTTTTGTTGATTTTATACAGGAAAAGGGAACTGCGCTAAGTTTCTGTTGTGTTGCTGAGACAAACATCATATTAATAGGGATCTTTCATCATTATAGTGGATTAGACTCATTATGGATTGTGCTAGATGCTTTCTAATAATTGTacctttttatttaaaaaattgtaGCACCCATTCTAGTTTAAAGCACCATTAGAAAATTCTGCTATTGCTGAGGTCAGAGCATACATATGAGGCTTATTTTGCAGTGAACTAGTAACTAGCAAACCTTATTCAATCATCTGTATTTGATATTAGGGATCTAAATTTTTCTGTTTCCTTCCCATCTTTGGTAATATCTATTTACACTGTCTGTTCAATTCTTTCCTCCCAAATTCTCATTTATGCAGTCTCGGTACAAACTAGCATAAAATTATTCCTGTTTCTGAAAAGGGCCATCTCTGGCCTCATCCGGAACCTAAACGATTCATGCATTCTTAGATATGAAGACTTGGTTTATGGAATTTGCATCCTTAGGTACAAAGACTAGGGGCATGGAATTTACTCCTGTTTCTAAGGGTGATCAGTTATGTGAACTTAAAACTCCAGCCTTTTGGGGATGCTGAAACTTCCATCTGTCAAATTGTTTGTGACTTGCAGGCAAAATGGAAACGTGAAGTAAAGCTTAGAGAACTAGGGACCGCACAAGCTGAGGAGGCCCGTAGAGCCAGAGAAGCTGCTGAGATTAACGCCAAGAGAAGACAAGAGGCACTGCAGCGGAAGATCGAATTAGATTTTCAGTGCCACAAGGATGACATTCAAAGGCTCGAAGAAGAACTTTCCCGTCTCCACGCAACTGCAGCTTCAACCCAGCTGAATAATCTATCCTTTAATGCTCTGAACTCAGGAGATGCTGATGCAATGAAGGCATTGAAAGAAGGCAATGAAGAGATGCATACTGGATTCAATAAACCACAGGAGTCATCTCGAAAGCTGAACCATGACAGGGTTTGTGTGATCTGCTTGAAGGATGATGTGTCTGTGCTTTTCCTGCCATGTGCTCATCAGGTCGTATGTGTCAACTGCAACAAGGACCATGAGAAGAGTAAAGGGAGCTGCCCATGCTGCAACACGAAGATTGATGAAAGGATACGTGTTTATGGTGTAAGCTCTTAGATCAAGTTGATTGGTTGCTAGGGTGCCATACGATCCAGCAAGGTGCAAGTTGAACTTTTTGTCTCAGCAATATTTCATCTGAACTTTGGTGTAAGTTCTACTGGCATAAACTTCTGGTTGCCCTCATATCAGCATATGAACAGTCCATATTTACTTTTGCTTTATGTAAGTTATCATGTCTTTACATGTTGAATAAACATGTGCTGCTGTAAATGAAACTTGAACAAAGGATAATGTAGCATTTTGGGTGGTATTTTGCATTTACATATGTTCTGGTGCTTTTAGATGCAAATAAATGGTGTTCTATATATTGGCTGCTGTGGTTATAGATTTTCAGTGTAGAATGAGGTCTGTTCATGATGCTGCATTGTGGTGGTTCATTGTATATCTTGCAATAACTTTATACTTCAATTAGTTGTACTAGTTATGTATCTGTTTTCCTACTGAATGGAAGTTTGGGCAGCAAGCTCAACTATTGTATTTTACTTCTATCTATCCATGATATACATATCTCTCAAGACCTTTTGGAGTCTCTTGATTTTACTGGATTTGTTGATGAAGATATTCTAGGATGTATCTTCTCCAAGCTTGAAGGACTGGGGGCTCTGTCACCATTATAGTAGGCATCATCCACATTGAGTTTGTGATGATACTTCAAGGACATTTTGCCTTTGGAATGAGATGACGTCCGATCCTCcgaaattggattttggaatagTTTGTCTTCGGCTGCTCTACTTATGAAGTGAATGTGACGTTGCTTATTAAAAGAATCTGAGTGTTGTTATCTTGACATCCTATGTAGGTCATTTCTTAGTAAGGTTTGAATTTTTGTCATTTTTTTCTTAGAGTGGTCTACAGGCAGGAAATttgttttaaagtttttttctgGCTGCTCAATTTAAGCCAGATAGCAAGGTGATGGCAGAGGCTGAGAGCTTGTGATAAAAGAATATTAGCTTCGATAAGTTAGTAGCCCTACTTTTTATTAGCTCTGATAATTTAGTAGCCCTAGTTTTTATATTAACTCTCATTCTATGCTTCACCTAAAATGCAATGTAATTTAGTTAAAAGCTGGTGCCACTAGGCTTTTAATACGTTTTCTCTCCCAAAAATCTTCTTTAGTTAAAAGCTGGGGTCCCATATCGCTGTCATAGTGCCCAGAATTATTCTTGTCACTTGGGAGCCTCCACTCTCTAATTTTTTCAAGGTGAACTTCAATAGTAGTGTCTTGGCAGGAGGAGACAGAGAAGGGATGAGCTTTATGATCCGGGATCACCACTTCAAGTTGGTTGTTGCAGGTGGGCGGCGCACCTGTGACATGACCGTTATAAGAGCGGAGCTCAGGATAGCATGAGAGGGCATCATATATGCGAGAAGTACTTTAGGGGCTGATAATATTCTTCTAGAAGGTGACTCTGCCATGGTGATCGAGTAGATCCAAGATGTAGAGCGACAGGGCGACAGTCACCTTTTGCTCAGGAATATCTAGAGGCTGGTGAGAGATTGCCGTTCCTTTCGGGCTACCCATGTGTACTGGGGAATGAGATGACGTCCAATCCTCCAAAATTGGATTTTGAAATGGTTTGTCTTCGATTGCTCTACTTATAAAGTGAACGTGACGTTGCTTGTTGAAAGAATCTGAGTGTTGTTGCCTTGACATCCTATGTAGGTTATTTTTTAATAAGGTTTGAATTTTTGTCATCTTTTCTTAGAGTCGTCTGCAGACAAGAAATTTGTTTTAAAGTTTTTTCTGGCCGCTCAATTTAAGCTAGATAGCGAGGTGATGGCAGAGGCTGAGAGCTTGTGATTAGCTTTGATAATTTAGTAGCCCTAGTTTTTGTATTAAGTCTCATTCTATGCTTCACCTAAAATGCAATGTAATTTAGTTAAAAGCTGGTGCCACTAGGCTCAATACATTTCCTCTCCCAAAAATCTTCTTTAGTTAAAAGCTGGGGTCCCATATCGCTGTCATAGCACCCAGAGTTATTCTTGTCACTTGGGAGCCCTCATTCTCTGATTTTTTTCAAGATGAACTTCGATAGTAGTGTCTTGGCGGAAGGAGATAGAGAAGGGACGAGCTTTATGATCCAGGATCACCATTGCAGGTTGGTTGCTGCAGGTGGGCGGCGCACCTGTGATATGACCATTATAAGAGCGGAACTCAAGGTAGCATGGAAAGGCACCATATATGTGAGTACCCAAGGGGCTAACAATATCCTTCTAGAAGGTGACTCTGCCATGGTGATCAAGTAGATATAGGATGTAGAGCAACAGGGCGACAATCACCCTTTGCTCGGGGACATCTAAAGGTTGGAAAGCAAAGGAGCATCTTTACCAAAACCAATTTTCCATCCCAATTGCAGTTCCCTAAATGCTTTGTTTGGGTAGCACCAGGGAGCACAAGCATAAACTGACCATATGGACACTGGAACATGGTCACCCATTTCGCTTAGGAGCAAATGACAAATTTCAAATCGGTGCAAAACAAACTTGATCACAATACATTTCAGTGTTATATGCAAAAAGAATGTAtgaattaggattcctaatgaAATGCTTATTACTCAATTCTTATATGCAACAATTTTTCTAATGTATCTCCTAACTAACCCTAACTTCAGGTAAAAAAAAATCGGCTCCATCATATCATTTTTCTCGAAGATCTCCAGAAACCTAAAATAAAACCCGATgcataattataaaaattacCAAAGACTGAATTTTGACATACTACTTTTGAATGAACCTGATTCATTAAGGAAGAGCAAATTGTAAATTACAGATCCAAATCCAAATTAAGTGGACCAACCAACCAGGTAATTgaccaaaattattttaaatcaatCACCAAAAACAATAGTCTAGACCAAAACCAATTTGCCCAACTTATTCAACAGAAATGTAATGATGATATGCCAATAAAGTGCCACTTCTTGTGTAGGGTATACCTCAAGTTTGCACTTACCCTTGGAAGATCCGGAACaacaatttattaaaaaaaaatctatgttaAAAGGCCAAGTATAGAACGGCCACACCGGGCAATGCAAAGTTGGAAAGCTCTATGAAAAAGGTCCCCAATTTCGAAATAAACTGTTGAGTCTCAATATGTAAATTAAATGGCATGGCATCCATGAGCATCCGTTTTGCAGTCAATAACTTGAACCAATAATTTGATCTTTTCCATCTCAAAGGTCTTTGCTCTCCTCTTCTCTAGCGACAACATTTGACACTATAATcagaaaccttttttttttttgtctttttaacACTTCTTTGGGTAAGCAAACATCATTGCTTTAACAACCAAGTATCAATTAGATTACAGACAGGAGTGAAGAATGTAATCAGAGAATCATGCACTGACAGTTCTTATGCCCAACtgttggaaaaaaaagagattctAGGATTTCACCAGTTAAGGTTCTTCAAGGTAGGGTTCCACCAGCTATTGTGTTTTCAGCCTATTTCATTACCTTTGCCTTGATCTTGTGGGGCAATCAATCAGATCTTGTGCCAATATCTGAATAATCACAGACCCATCTACCCTGATTATAGTTCCTGTACGAGTGCACTGCTTGTTTTAGAAGTCCCCAGCTGCAGTGGAGTACAACAAAGTACGATGGATCTACTTATTGTCAAGGCTAGTACAAGCCTCTGCATTTGATTTGTCTGGTTGATTCACCCGGATCCTGACACGCTTCCCTTTGATGTAACGATATTCCCATCGAGGAGGTGGGTATTTCTTCTTTAACTTATCGTACTTGTCCAACATACCTAATTTCTGAAATACATCGCCTAGCATCCTCACTATTGATCCATCAGGCCTGATGCCCAGTTCTTCCATGTCAGCAAAAATCTAGAGATAAAACGAGTAGTAGCATGATTAAATACTGAATAtatgaaataataaataaataatgctTTAGTTTGCCCACCACAAAGGGGGAAGGAAAAAGGACGCAACCAGTCCTCTGTAGGAGGCAGTTAAACATTTTCTCTGACAACGAAGAGCAATGCTTAACAGCCTACAACAACACCCAAACTCACACTCGGTGCTTGTCGGGCGTGGAAATGGGCCTGAAGTGAGCAAGAAAAGGACCACACGAGGAAGGAAAAAACATTGCAGTGATAACATTCAATAACAAGACTAAGCCATTGATAACAAGCACATTATCAACTAAAGTAATACCATATGAAGAAGTTTCCCAGATCCATGAATGCCTTTTGAAGTTTGATAAAAGATATGCCGAAATTCTGGTTTGGAAGAATGTTTTTTCAACTAGAAATATAGCAGAACATTCAACAAATTGCCAGCATGCCAGATCGACAGCCTAAAACCCTGGACATGGAAAATAAAGCAAGTGATGTCCTTTCATAATGTTGGCGATGCATTTGATGCCAACATTTACATGAATAATATTGTGACTGCATCATAACAGAACCCAAATATTATACATTATCAGCTGAATTGCTTTGCTAAAATGACTCTGCTAATTATTCACAATAACTAACAAAAAGAAAGGGATCGTTTGAGtcatttcttctttattttaacTTGATTTCTGGCCTCTTCTTGGGAGAAAACTTCAGGTCTACCCTCCAGGTTTCAAATACTGTAAAGTCAAGCTCAAACATTTAAAAGAAGATTTGGGACCAAGAACTTCATAGTTTAAACTCGTGTTTTAAATGACCCATAACCTATAGATCTTAATCTACATGTAGTAGTCGATGATTAGTTGACAAATGACTAAAACAACACTCCAATCAGATCTTGATTAATGTGTTACAATTAGTCAGGACCACTGTATATGTTGTGTGTGTATCAGCACCATGATGTGTTACTGTTGGTCTGTCAAACCAGAGCTGCTGATCCCTGAAACTAGTTACATGTCCATATAGCAGATAATATTATGATGCCCTTCCTCTACAAAGCGTGGAGAGGATGATGTAGGTGTTGAAATTATCTTCATCTTCAAGGTTGATGGCATCTTGTGATCATTGACAACCAAATCATATATGAGATTGTGCTATAGTTCACTATGATTTCtattaatatttctatcatcATACTTAAAGGAAAA is from Phoenix dactylifera cultivar Barhee BC4 chromosome 18, palm_55x_up_171113_PBpolish2nd_filt_p, whole genome shotgun sequence and encodes:
- the LOC103714071 gene encoding MND1-interacting protein 1, with product MGSNAKDRSARSGRKACHAGKHQPSSSRSPPPASSSSSYPSPSPALAEGDPHIGHPISNPNAHPSGAYDDNGWGYCTEEQLEELLLKNLDLIYREALNRLLTLGYDEAAALRAVLCSGHCYGSMDVLSNILHNAMSHINWAPAAAGHCDAGGGVPANGFTDLCHLQEYSLAEMMRLLQQVRPRLTRGDAMWCLLMSDLHVGRASTIDIPTPPYPAPTAVPAPLTAGGCSSACGAEYARPTTGLCKFHAAEGGGGSTDLPPSVWSAMRRNANASVRQRAEVGLGSSSSEQPQVDRSAAAVEAGDDARGDLVDSVLKGLEAMSLDEEGKSPDGAEDHKKEVILDLVRQIRELEGQVKERKEWAQKTGLQAARKLSNDLIELRTLRMEREENQRLKKGKQVLEDATLKRLTEMENALKKATGQVDLANAAVCSLETENAEIQAEVEASELSASESARMCLDVARKEKKLLKKVQAWEKQREKIQQEIDKEKRKIAETEQKLAEVKVATKETEAKWKREVKLRELGTAQAEEARRAREAAEINAKRRQEALQRKIELDFQCHKDDIQRLEEELSRLHATAASTQLNNLSFNALNSGDADAMKALKEGNEEMHTGFNKPQESSRKLNHDRVCVICLKDDVSVLFLPCAHQVVCVNCNKDHEKSKGSCPCCNTKIDERIRVYGVSS